Proteins encoded together in one Triticum dicoccoides isolate Atlit2015 ecotype Zavitan chromosome 7B, WEW_v2.0, whole genome shotgun sequence window:
- the LOC119340909 gene encoding exosome complex component RRP42-like, with protein sequence MVGLSEGEKHFIRGGIAQDLRADGRTRLQFRALTVETGIIPQANGSARVRMGATEVIASVKAELGKPTILHPDKGKVSIYVDCSPTAAPMFEGRGLEELSAELSVALQRCLLGGKSGAGAAIDLSSLIVVEGKACWDLYIDGLVVSSDGNLLDALAAAIKVALSDTGIPKVNVSLNNETDGEPEVDISDEEFLQFDTSGVPVIITLTKVGKHYIVDATSEEESQMSSAVSVSVNSHGQICGLTKRGGAGLDPSVIFDMISVAKNVSQRFYTLLESAIAAAEAVADE encoded by the exons ATGGTGGGGCTCTCGGAGGGGGAGAAGCACTTCATCCGCGGCGGCATTGCGCAGGACCTCAGGGCCGACGGCCGCACGCGGCTGCAGTTCCGGGCCCTCACCGTCGAGACAGGAATCATCCCTCAG GCCAACGGCTCGGCGCGTGTTAGGATGGGTGCGACCGAAGTCATCGCCAGCGTCAAG GCTGAGTTGGGGAAACCAACCATTCTTCATCCCGACAAAGGAAAAGTTTCCATTTATGTTGATTGTAGTCCAACTGCTGCGCCTATGTTTGAG ggtAGAGGTTTGGAAGAATTGTCTGCTGAGCTCTCTGTTGCGCTGCAAAGATGTTTACTGGGTGGTAAAAGTGGGGCAG GGGCTGCAATTGATTTATCGTCTCTGATTGTTGTTGAGGGAAAAGCCTGCTGGGATCTGTACATTGATGGACTTGTGGTCAGTTCTGATGGTAATTTGCTTGATGCACTGGCGGCTGCGATAAAG GTAGCTTTGAGTGATACAGGTATACCAAaagttaatgtttctcttaataatgAAACGGATGGGGAGCCTGAGGTTGATATTAGTGATGAAGAATTTTTGCAATTCGACACTTCTGGTGTGCCTGTTATAATTACATTGACCAAG GTTGGTAAGCACTACATTGTTGATGCCACCTCGGAGGAGGAATCGCAGATGAGTTCTGCGGTTTCCGTTTCAGTCAACAGCCATGGCCAGATATGTGGGTTAACCAAGAGGGGAGGCGCAGGGTTGGATCCAAGCGTCATTTTTGATATGATATCCGTGGCGAAGAATGTAAGCCAACGGTTCTATACTCTACTGGAATCAGCAATCGCAGCTGCTGAAGCAGTAGCGGACGAGTAG